From a region of the Triticum aestivum cultivar Chinese Spring chromosome 7D, IWGSC CS RefSeq v2.1, whole genome shotgun sequence genome:
- the LOC123166608 gene encoding BTB/POZ and MATH domain-containing protein 1, protein MAASESSLTRTASTCAPETAHGSHVFKIDGYSLHRGFGVGKFIQSATFAVGGYDWCLRFYPDGNREDSNGWVSVFLDLKTENTEVRVLYDMWLVDQTRAAPLPQPYARPNPSERDLSVFDTRDNAAASWGFTKFRRKSELGEWIVDDFLGIQCNLTVIKFKEAQVEEVETNAVVQVPPSDPFDNLSSLLEATEGADVSFNVKHEVFSAHKIILAMRSAVFRAEFYGPMRDEQRRNITVEDMQPAAFRGLLHFIYKDLLPPMDELNDEEYEEMLRHFLVAADRYAMERMKLMCESKLCEVLCADTVATTLALADQHHCSQLKDACIEFMNSSNIIGDVVASKGYEQLKRECPTIIADIWEKAAKSRKI, encoded by the coding sequence ATGGCCGCGTCCGAGAGCTCACTGACGAGGACCGCCTCGACCTGCGCCCCGGAGACTGCGCACGGGTCGCACGTCTTCAAGATCGACGGGTACAGTCTGCACAGGGGCTTCGGGGTCGGCAAGTTCATCCAGTCCGCTACCTTCGCCGTCGGCGGCTACGACTGGTGCCTCCGCTTCTACCCAGACGGCAACAGGGAAGACAGCAATGGCTGGGTGTCGGTCTTCCTCGATCTCAAGACCGAGAACACGGAGGTGAGGGTGCTCTACGATATGTGGCTGGTCGACCAGACCAGAGCGGCTCCGCTGCCGCAGCCTTATGCCCGGCCAAACCCTAGCGAGAGAGACCTGTCCGTTTTTGACACCCGTGACAATGCAGCCGCGAGCTGGGGCTTTACCAAATTCCGGAGGAAGAGTGAACTTGGAGAGTGGATTGTGGACGACTTTCTTGGCATCCAGTGCAATCTTACGGTGATCAAGTTCAAGGAGGCGCAGGTGGAGGAGGTCGAGACGAATGCTGTGGTCCAAGTGCCGCCGTCCGATCCGTTTGATAATCTCAGCAGCTTGCTGGAGGCCACAGAGGGGGCTGATGTCTCTTTCAATGTGAAGCATGAGGTTTTCTCAGCTCATAAGATAATCCTCGCGATGCGTTCAGCGGTCTTCAGGGCAGAGTTCTACGGGCCAATGAGGGACGAACAAAGGCGCAACATAACTGTTGAAGATATGCAGCCTGCTGCTTTCAGAGGACTTCTTCACTTCATCTACAAGGATTTGTTGCCTCCGATGGATGAGCTCAATGATGAAGAGTATGAAGAAATGCTTAGGCATTTTCTTGTCGCTGCAGATAGGTATGCCatggaaaggatgaaattgatgtgCGAGAGCAAGCTGTGCGAGGTTCTTTGTGCCGACACTGTGGCGACCACGCTAGCTCTAGCCGACCAGCACCATTGCAGCCAGCTCAAAGATGCTTGCATTGAGTTTATGAACTCTTCTAATATAATTGGTGATGTGGTGGCCAGTAAAGGGTATGAGCAACTGAAAAGGGAATGCCCTACTATCATTGCGGATATATGGGAGAAAGCAGCTAAGAGTCGCAAAATTTAG